The Rhododendron vialii isolate Sample 1 chromosome 5a, ASM3025357v1 genome contains a region encoding:
- the LOC131327926 gene encoding UPF0481 protein At3g47200-like: MTIWTLENDLVLLENQIPFFVLEKLFQLTVGRIQDRVDKNWSLTDYVWQCYGKKMRRVGNSTNAKTSCLPRDCVLRVYGNEQDDPKTEKEKDPSAGYYHILHNLHDRYVPRDHQTVQEDIAEMPSASELYFAGVKFVPGPDAGDSQFKFKFTEPKGLWWWCCRARFVIPPLQLNDDTELYLRNLIAFEQYCPGVSQGVTSYAFVMDMLVNSDKDVEGLEKVKVIRNCLGARKDATDLFNQLCKETALGDREFVFAETCIEATRYSKRFWPKNMLQLRRTYFASPWTFIAFIVGFMAFVISSVEFVRMLYYFESSNNNILSLASLIVYRLCKFAQPVQAQQLHLALLQHRIRVYGEISEQLCEFETFQGCYRWFIPPRWQNSFLDLTPAVTELNPDVQL, encoded by the exons ATGACCATCTGGACCCTAGAAAACGACTTGGTACTCCTCGAGaaccaaattcctttctttGTGCTTGAGAAATTGTTCCAGCTCACGGTGGGTCGGATCCAGGATCGCGTCGACAAGAACTGGTCGCTCACCGATTATGTGTGGCAGTGCTATGGGAAAAAGATGAGGCGAGTAGGAAATTCCACCAATGCGAAAACTTCATGTTTGCCCAGGGATTGTGTCCTACGGGTTTATGGCAACGAACAGGACGACCctaaaacagaaaaagaaaaagatccaAGTGCTGGATACTATCATATCCTGCATAACCTACACGATCGTTACGTTCCTCGTGATCATCAAACAGTACAGGAAGATATTGCAGAAATGCCTTCGGCATCAGAACTTTACTTTGCAGGAGTCAAGTTTGTTCCCGGGCCCGATGCAGGAGACAGTCAGTTCAAGTTCAAATTCACTGAACCTAAAGGCCtatggtggtggtgttgtaGGGCTCGTTTTGTAATCCCACCACTCCAGTTAAACGACGACACAGAGTTATACCTCAGGAACCTCATTGCCTTTGAACAGTACTGCCCTGGCGTTTCGCAGGGCGTTACGTCCTACGCGTTCGTCATGGACATGCTTGTGAACTCTGATAAAGATGTCGAAGGGCTTGAAAAGGTCAAGGTCATCCGTAATTGCCTGGGTGCCAGAAAGGACGCCACCGATCTATTCAACCAGCTATGCAAGGAAACTGCACTTGGAGACCGAGAGTTCGTTTTCGCTGAAACGTGCATCGAAGCCACCAGGTATAGCAAGCGCTTTTGGCCGAAGAATATGTTACAATTGAGACGCACGTATTTTGCTTCTCCGTGGACGTTCATAGCTTTCATTGTTGGCTTCATGGCTTTTGTCATATCTTCGGTTGAATTCGTCCGCA tgttgtattattttgaaagcaGTAATAATAACATTTTGTCATTAGCCAGTCTCATAGTTTACCGATTGTGCAAATTTGCTCAACCTGTTCAAGCGCAACAGCTCCATTTGGCTTTGCTTCAACATCGTATTCGAGTCTATGGAGAGATTTCAGAGCAATTGTGTGAGTTCGAAACCTTTCAAGG CTGTTACAGATGGTTTATTCCCCCTAGATGGCAGAATTCATTCTTGGATTTAACTCCAGCGGTTACAGAATTAAATCCTGATGTGCAGCTCTAG